atcttgcatggagccccaggccgagggagattgacagttattttgtgtttcttccatttgcgaataatcacaccaactgttgtcaccttctcgccaagctgcttggcgatggtcttgtagcccattccagccttttgtaggtctacaatcttgtccctgacatccttggagagctctttggtcttggccatggtggagagtttggaatctgattgattgattgcttctgtggacaggtgtctttgatacaggtaacaaactgagattaagagcactccctttaagagtgtgctcctaatctcagctcgttacctgtataaaagacacctgggagccagaaatctttgattgagagggggtcaaatacttatttccctcattaaaatgcaaatcaatttctaacgattttttacatgtgtttttctggatttttttgttgttattctgtctctcactgttcaaataaacctaccattaaaattatagactgatcatttctttgtcagtgggcaaatgtacaaaatcagcaggggatcaaatacttttttccctcactgtaagtatatgtaaacttctgacttgaACTGTATACCccaactgcacttgagtagggagagactccatatcaaaaaacAAAATAACAGATACTCTTCACTTTTTCACCATTCACCACACGATTCAGCCGAcgtgcatcaatcactccaggaatatttttcatcTCGTCAAAATCCGCTTCCCACGAGGTGCCAAATATAACCCCCTTAaggggtgccctgttccgaagAGACACACGACACTTCAAACGTATCAAATCGGGTGAGACGCAACGCACGTTCCTTCTGATCCGCAGAAgcacaaaaaatctaaacaagcccgcctcttgtgatcctcacagccttcactttacccagcactctctccaccagtttggatatctcAAATGGTTTCTTCAAGATTGGTGATCTGCTAAACTGCTCCTCATTAACAAACTGTACCCCAACTTGATACGAAGGGACATTCTCATCACTGTACACTAGTTTGCTCCGATTTCCATTATTTTGGACAATACTCCAATTCGCCTTGATAGCCcgtgtatctgatgctgtctggcccaAAAATAGTATGACGTGCCATACTctttttgtccagacagcatcagatacatggactACACATACATGTCCTCTGCCTCGACGACAATGGCAGTGTTATCAGCAGCACCTGTCTTTGTACTAAAGACATGCATATTGTATCCCCCTAGAATCTAAGGGCCCAAGGCTGGGTTTCTACTAAACTAGCCTCGTCTAGAACCAGGCTTCCCTAATACGGGTAAGCCTGCGGAAGTTCATGGTAGAAAAATTGCTAAATAGGGGTGGAGACCCGGTGTAAATCAGTGACGCCTCGCTACacgtcaaaccaatcaaatgccttgcTTGGGTGGAGCTCCAATAGTGCTCACTAGATTAGTATCGTAGGTGCAACAGTGTGTGACGattctttttacagtctatggtgaGGCTGGCCAGGAAATCGCTGATTAAAACCCCATCAAAATATGTTGATGTATGTCAATTTTATGTATAGAGCACACTTAtgacaaaacagaaatacattttttcttccaggctttcttccattTTCTGAAATGTTGCAAACTAGCATACAGAACAACTGTCTGAAAACAGTGGCGAACAGAACACGTAGCACCAACGGGCATGTGGGGGGAGCCAGCGAACCATTCAAACCGTTTTTGcaataaaaaatattaaatttggccttactgctattagcccatagaaacgcattgaataacagattcatacgtAGAAAAACAGTCAAAAATTGAAGTAAAAGGAAgtaggttttgaagtgtctgtcctatatctgttGCGTGGAATTACCTGTGTACCGTGGAAATGTACTATTCACtttagacgagtcccgtgacacttgtgagGGTCGTAGcgcgtgttcgtgagagtctcatctttcaataGTCATGTtaatttgtaggccaaaccgttcggacactacagacgtttttgtgggAATACCAATTTTGTTGGAAgactcctggtctgacaaacaccgctgtagctctgccaccttccaccgcagatgcggaaggccgacatcggcGATATCTAGATTTGGATGGGGATTTTTTAACTATTTTTTTATTATGTCTCAAGtggataattattattattattatatatttgatgtgtatcaataaaaaaaaattaagttGTTTCTccctgatatgaaagataaggttcttatgcttccaaaactgtACCGCAAGCAGTGCGTATTAATGTTCAGACAGAGCAGctgggctcttaacaaaacttccCCGTAGagaagacgccttcgtccaatgactcttatgtgtaatgtaatagaactgagagtcatgatcaagggctaggagtgcccctgaagtaccccctcatgtgcattttaccagtaggcgtatggtctcatgagtcttctcaagtactcCCTATGGATAGGCCAAggacccccaggggtcctagtacccctggttgggaaccactggtgtaATAGCTCTTTCACCTGTATGAAACTGCGCTTCTCTCTTTCAGGGATCCATGGGGGCAAATACTGCAGTAAGGTACCTGTACCACCAGTACAGAGAGTCATCCTGCACTTTGACCTGGACTGTTTCTATGCCCAGGTTGAAATGATCCGCAACCCAGCACTGCGAAATGTGCCTTTAGGTGATTTATTTTACATACTATTTCTAGTTTGTCTCCTTTTTTGTGAATTTTGTGTGTCTAAGCGTATTACTGTATCATTTTTCAACATGTCAATGGAAGCACTAGTTGCGTAACAACTTCTCTCTGGACTCCTTGTAGGTATTCAGCAAAAGTACATCATCGTCACCTGTAACTACGTGGCCAGGGACCTTGGTTTGACAAAGCTGATGTTAGTGACAGATGCCAAAGAGAAGTGTCCTCAGCTCGTGCTGGTCAAGGGAGAGGACCTgacacactacagagagacatcTTACAAAGTCACAGGTAATCAACTCAGTAACTCTTGAAATGAGTTAACCACCACAAACAGCTAGAACAGTGATGATCTCACAAACATCAGATAAATCATTTTTTATAGCCACAGTGTTACGCTCTAATGAATTCTACCTTACTATCAGTTTTTTTATTTCTTATGGAAAAACTCTCACCTGTCTCTGTGCTGTCCCCCATTCAGAGTTGCTGATGTCGTTCTGTCCATTAGTAGAGCGGCTGGGGTTTGATGAGAACTTCATGGACATCACAGAgatggtggagaggaggatggaaCAGACCCCAGAGTCTGCTCACTATTCATACAAAGGCCACGTTTACAATCATGACAGTGAGTAGCATAAGGTCTAGCAGCATTCCGCCTGGGGACTTATGAAACCAGGATATGGGTTGTGAAACAACCTGTGACGCTAAATGTATAAACATTTGCATTGCACTTTCAGTTTCCTACATTTAGAGCCACTGTGGGTTTGGATTCTTAACCTTAGCCTTTAGTTATAAGAAATTAAATGTCTACATACTAACAATCAGGTTGAGATTATGTGAAATTTTACCATGGATTGTGTATCTTTTTGTTTTGTCTACTCAGCCTCAGATGCCAAAGTCATGGACCACCCTAGACTAGCGGTGGGCTCACACATTGCAGCTGAACTGAGAGCAGACATCCACAGCAAGCTGGGCCTCACTGGCTGTGCGGGTGTTGCTACCAGTAAACTGCTGGCCAAACTGGTGTCAGGCACCTTCAAACCAAATCAACAAACCACACTTTTGCCAGAGAGTGTCAAAGACATCATGGGCAGTCTAAGTGGTTTACGTAAAGTACCAGGTATAGATCTACGTTTTATTTCTAATTTGACTCTCAGCAAGTTATCCAAATCACTACATGAAGTAGAGGATAGTGGTAGAGTATCCAGCCTGTTGATCCATGTAGCCCACAGCCGTAATCACCTCTGTAGCTGTTGTCATGCCATTCAGTGTTTTACCTTTACCCATTATGGCCCATTTCAGGAGTAGGCCACCAGACTGCTAAGAGGCTTCAGGCCCTGGGATTGGTTAGTGTACAGGACCTGCAGCTCTTCCCATTGGCTGACCTGGTGAGGGAGTTTGGAGCCTCCACTGCTCAGCGTCTCCAGAATCTGGCCTTGGGCATCGATGACACTGCAGTCACCCCCACTGGTGCTCCACAGGTGTGAGATGAAAACTGATCAATGAAATTACCAGTTTTCAGCTAATACTGTTACAGTGCACATATTGATATGTCTTTCTGTATTTTTCTCCCTATCTTCATAATATCCCAGTCTCTTAGCGATGAAGACTCCTTCAAGAAAATGTCCTCAACCAATGAAGTTAGGCAAAAGGTTGAGGATCTGTTGAGTAGCCTTTTAGACAGGTAATCATAAGGTTTGAATTGCAAGGTGCAGAAACGGTTGAATCTCCAAGTAGTGTTTCTGCTCTTGAGTTGAACTAAGCTGTCTTGGTTTTAGGATGCATAAAGATGGCAGGCAGCCTTTGACCCTTCGACTGACCATCAGGCGTTACTCTGCAACCAACAAGTGGTTCAGCCGGGAGAGCAGGCAGTGTCCCATCCCCAACCACATTGGGCAAAAGATAACCTCTGGTACCTGTTAAATAATTCTCATACAAATATGGAGTATATTTTGTCTGCAAGTCATTAGAAATTTAAAATGTACTGCCAATGGCATTGGCAAATATGCAGTAGCTATTGTTTAGTACCTAGTGTACTATGTATCTACATTTTAACAGTACATTAATTTCTAAGGATGGATTTCACAGATCTTGAATGGTAGATCAGTTACTGTGCATTTAGCAGCTAACCGTACTTAAATCTGCTGTGTTTATCAGGCAACAGTGATGCCTTGGCCCAGCTGGTCACCATGGCCATGAAGCTCTTCCACAAGATGGTGGACACCAGCACAGCCttccacctcaccctcctcaacATGTGCTTCAGTAACCTGCAGGCCAGGTGTGCTGCTGTCAGCAAGGGATCCATCGCCTCCTTCTTCACACACAGATCTCCTGAGAAAACACAGGCCTCCTCTCGTTGTCAGGTAAGAAGACATGTGGATGCATTAGAAATCAACTAGTATCGCTGTCTAAGGCTTTACCCAGCCATGTGCACTCTGTATGTGCCATCTTTAGAATTCTGAAAATGTGCATCCttgctctctccttcccctctagGATGATCTGTCTCAAAGTGTGCTTGGTAACCTCACGGGACAGGCTGGATCTGATGTTGAAGGTAAGACTGAGGAGTTGACTGGTCAGGATGCATCACACTGGATACCAGACATACCTACCAGTCTTAAGATCAAGCCTTACACACAGTCAACATTGCATAGCCCTGAGGCCTCCCAGCAACAGCAGATGGTGGGTGAGTGCTGCATAGGTGGAAGAACAGTAGATGATAAAAGGACCAACAGTCCTGGGATGACAGATTTTCCTCGATTGCCACCCAACATTGACCCTGAGGTGTTTAGACTCCTGCCTGAGGACATCCAGAAGGAACTGTTATCACCTGCCTACCCAGAGACCGCCCATGGCCCCCTCAGCCATAGCACTCAGTCCGTCAGACCCACAGCATCTGAACCAGCAGACAGAGCCCACTCATCTCACCACAACTTTTCAGaacagcctgcctctctctctcagcctgctCCATGCAAACTTAATGACTCATTTCACAGCACTCCCATAGACCGAAAAGAAACTGTGAAGGGCTTTGACAGACAGCTCAATACACTGACAACCAACAACCAACAAGAACACTCAATCACCTCCCTGCAGTATTCACTCACAGACCTCTTGGAGGAGGGAAACTCCTCTACAGGCCTCGTGTCACAGAGGCATTCGGCTGACTGTGGTTTCCCAGGAAACGTGGACCCCAAGGTGTTCTCAGAACTACCTCCAGAGGTTCAGAGAGAGCTACTGTCTGAGTGGAGACAACAGAGACCTGTCCTTAAGATTTCCTCCTCTTCTAAAAAACAGGGCAAAAGCCCCCTGGCCAGAGAGGGGAAGGCTCCAGCTAAAAGCAGTCAGGCTAATAACTTATTGAAGTATTTCAAACCCAGCTCAGGTTAGAATGTGTCCGTTATATCAAAGGTCACTATGTGGTGATTTAGTATTTGGACAAATAATCAAATAACTCTCTTTTTATTTTTAGGATGTTCAGCAAGTGAGATTCATACAGCTATTTTAGTCAATGCAAATATAAGGAATTGAATGTTAAAAtagaaaatgttttaaatgtttcaAACAGTGTTTTACGTTTTGTAAACATATGGTAATGTTCCAGGATATGTAAATAAAGATAATTTCCTTATTTTATTATACAGTTTTAAATTGATAAACATGGGAGTTAGTTTGCATTACATGTGATGTTTGCTGTTTAAGCCAGAGCCTTAAAACGTGGAACATTTCTGCTCCCAGGTGCACAATTCTCTGTGTCATATGATTATgattaatatacagtatatctagtgTAGACCTGGTATGAAAATGATTTACATACGGTGGATGACACAATACATGTTACCCCCACATGCCCCCAACAAGTTGACTTCATAATTATGTCCTAATACATACTTTTTAGACAGGAAAAACTCAGTTTAGAGTATTAGCCTACTTGTTGAGCTTCCAGAAGAATAAGTGGGAGAAGAGGCCTTTTAAGGGGTTTACGAAGCTTCCAGTTGGCTGAGTTCCACTGAAATCCACAGAAGCACATTATTTGTGGACAGGGCCACAATCCTTTTTCAAATACCTTTTTTTCTCATGAGAAATACCAGAAAGCACAAGGTCTGTGAACACTGCACTGTGTGGTTTTTTTGTAGCTGGAAACTCCTCCCTTATAGCATGTGAGAGGGGGAAATGTTCAAGCAATAGCATGTCTCCCCCCACTATTTGTTTACCAAGCACGGGTTGAGCTCCCTGAATGGAAGTTGGCAGTACCTCCGGCTAAATCGGTAAGACTGaatttatttctttttttttgtcaaaTCTTGGTAAAGTTCATCTAATTATCCAGCGGCATCAGTGTGTGACATATTGGCTTAATCATATTCAGGCATTTCATCAGGCATTGTGTTGTCTGTCACACTGTATTGTTGGAGGCTATATCATTGGCCTACATTTTCTGAAAAGGCTATGTGAGACTTTCCTTAAGTGCATAATGGCCATTTATCATCATTAGAATTTGCATACTGATTGATTTGTTCTAATTAATATTGTCCAATGTCTCTCAAATATTTCTGGCATCACAAACACATGCCACTGACAGAACTCAGggtttttttctggatcaaaaagagGCTGTGGTGGTGGGCGAGACAGGGGGTGTGGTAATAGCAACAGTTGGCTGCATTTAGTAGAACATTTTAGAGGCCcccatcttggtgggttttttttgttgcattttcaagccaatttcctgcaattctcaGAATTCCTCCATGGAGCCGAGATGATACATTTTTGCACTTTTAACGTTAATTTCCTGCAGTtatacatattttgccatggagctgagagaaaatgttgcagttttaaggataatttcctgcaattatatgcattttgccatggctaatgctgtgttcttttgctcaaacTCAATAACTAAATCAATACTGTTAAATTGTTGTTTTAGTCATTTTCAATTCCCCTGACTGtttagcttttattttggtgattgttagttctcaaagattatattataaaacaatatacagtgcattcggaaagtattcagatcccttgacttttccacattttgttacgttacagctttattctaaaattgattacattgtttttttcaccatcaatctacaaacaataccccataatgacaaaaaaataacaggtttgtagaaatatcacatttacataagtatacagaccctttattcagtactttgttgaagcacattttgcagcgattacagcctcaagtcttaaaaaaaaaaaaattgggggtagcctcgagtcttgggtatgaccctacaagcttggcacacctgtatttggggagtttctcccattcttctctgcagatcctctcaagctctgtcaggttggatggggagcgtcgctgcacaactattttcaggtctctccagagatgttcaattgggttcaagtctgggctctggctgggccactcaaggacattgagacttgtcccgaagccaatcctgcgttgccttgtctgtgtgcttagggttgttgtcctgttggaaggtgaaccttcgccccagtctgaggtcctgagcgctctggagcaggttttcatcaagtatctctctgtactttgctccgttcatctttccctagatcctgactagtttcccagcccctgccactgaaaaacatccccatagcatgattctgccaccaccacgcttcaccatagggatggtgccaggtttcctccagcttggcattcaggccaaatagttcaatcttggtttcatcagaccagagaatcttgtttctcatggtttgagagtcctttaggtacctttcagcaaactccaagcgggctgtcattttactgaggagtggcttccgtctggtcactctaccataaaggcctgattggtggactgctgcagagatggttgtccctctgtcagagtgaccatcgggttcttggtcacctccctgaccaaggcccttctcccccgattgcttagtttggccgggcggccagctctaggaggactctcggtggttccaaacttcatcaaTTTTAgcatgatggagaccactgtgttcttggggactttcaatactgcagaaatgttttggtacgcttccccagatctgtgcctcgacacaatcctgtctcggagctctacggacaattgcttcgacctcatggcttggtttttgctctgacataaactgtcaactgtgggaccttatatagacaggtgtgtgcctttccaaatcatgtccaatcaattgaatttaccacaggtggactctaatcaagttgtagaaacatctcaaggattatcaatggaaacatgaggcttcctgagctcaatttcgagtgtcatagcaaagggtctgaatacttatgtacagtgcattcggaaagtaatcagaccccttccctttttccacattttgttactttacagccttattctaaaatggattaaataaataaaaagtcctcatcaatctacacacaatacaccataatgacaaagcgaaaactggtttttagaaatctttgcaaatttacaaaaaaaaaattaaaaacatatcttatttacgtaagtattggagtccacatgtggtaaacaaaaaaaaaacatctaaaaacctgtttatgctttgtcattatggggtattgtgtgtagattgaggggaaaaatacaatttcatctattttagaataaggctgtaacgtaacaaaatgtggaaaaagtcaaggggtctgaatactttccgaatgcactggtaggtccattatcttttctacatattttatatttggttttagtcattaagtttacactgaaagcgttaattaataataataaaaaataataatatacatACAGTTTGGACTTCGGCATCCCGAAAAAACACTTAGGCGGCCCGCCCAAAGGTTTCTATGGCACAAAGATCCCTCATCTTGAAATGAGGATGAGACAACTGAGGAgaaatgtactgtacatgtataCAGTAGGAACCTATACACAGTTGGGTGCCCTCTGTCTCCTAGCTGTGCTGACTATATAATCCCATACCTTTTTATAATCCACACGGGAAATGAGTCAGTATTTAATGAGGGCATCTCATTCCTTTTTCAGTGTTTAAGGAATCTGAGGCTCATGACAGGCCTCTTTCAAGTATGACCCAGATTGGAAATATACAAAACATTTGAAATAAACAAGAAGGTTGTCCTTTTAGACTGTTCTCAACTCAATAATGGATCAATTGATGTCCATGACAGTAATGATGTAAAAATTTAAATATCCTTTTAGATATTTTCTTCCACTTGATCTTTCTATCCATAGACTACAGTACACGATGCTTTGTCATGTCATTTCTCAAATAGAGAATTACCAGTGTAACTGAATAAGTTAGATGAGCACAAAGTCTTTGTGCTCCTTCTTATTGTCTCAGAACTATTTGAGAGCATACTGTATGTAGACAATGAAATAATTTCATTGCATCAATAGAAGCCACAGTTGAGTTTTCCTGCAGCTCACACAGGACAGCCACTTGACTGCTCATGTGAAAGCTGGGTCAAGTCATGTGCTAGCTCCTCTCTGATCAGCTTTTAATGACTCCAGTTATGACTGCCTACTAGGCCCCTGTGATCATGATGCCACTGACTGGGAATTTCAGCtatgtgttctgttagacctgTGTTTGCCTGTTTCTAAATGTTAGGGCAATTTGCAGTATATTGGCTATATTAACAGTACTGTAATTACAATGTATATTTATGACAGTTTCCAAGTATATAATTAGTTAAGGGCACAAATCAAGCC
The sequence above is a segment of the Coregonus clupeaformis isolate EN_2021a chromosome 16, ASM2061545v1, whole genome shotgun sequence genome. Coding sequences within it:
- the poli gene encoding DNA polymerase iota → MDVDVEDIDEDETDWNNICSDFVQPPQHTPVGIHGGKYCSKVPVPPVQRVILHFDLDCFYAQVEMIRNPALRNVPLGIQQKYIIVTCNYVARDLGLTKLMLVTDAKEKCPQLVLVKGEDLTHYRETSYKVTELLMSFCPLVERLGFDENFMDITEMVERRMEQTPESAHYSYKGHVYNHDTSDAKVMDHPRLAVGSHIAAELRADIHSKLGLTGCAGVATSKLLAKLVSGTFKPNQQTTLLPESVKDIMGSLSGLRKVPGVGHQTAKRLQALGLVSVQDLQLFPLADLVREFGASTAQRLQNLALGIDDTAVTPTGAPQSLSDEDSFKKMSSTNEVRQKVEDLLSSLLDRMHKDGRQPLTLRLTIRRYSATNKWFSRESRQCPIPNHIGQKITSGNSDALAQLVTMAMKLFHKMVDTSTAFHLTLLNMCFSNLQARCAAVSKGSIASFFTHRSPEKTQASSRCQDDLSQSVLGNLTGQAGSDVEGKTEELTGQDASHWIPDIPTSLKIKPYTQSTLHSPEASQQQQMVGECCIGGRTVDDKRTNSPGMTDFPRLPPNIDPEVFRLLPEDIQKELLSPAYPETAHGPLSHSTQSVRPTASEPADRAHSSHHNFSEQPASLSQPAPCKLNDSFHSTPIDRKETVKGFDRQLNTLTTNNQQEHSITSLQYSLTDLLEEGNSSTGLVSQRHSADCGFPGNVDPKVFSELPPEVQRELLSEWRQQRPVLKISSSSKKQGKSPLAREGKAPAKSSQANNLLKYFKPSSG